A window from Chitinophaga filiformis encodes these proteins:
- a CDS encoding two-component regulator propeller domain-containing protein, which produces MRWTMLIWMTISVNGLFAAEQPLRYLSIENGLSNNAVVNVYQDYKGFMWFGTYDGLNRYDGYKFRIYRNRIGDSTSLIDNGIYTIDGDTDHRLWLGGRKGVSIFDPVNEHFSVARNASTGKPVDGNIHVIKAGNDGMVLVGSESRGLLLFNRHAAAGRQIPVDNNLNYEVTGIDFNADKTAAYIFVQDLGLCKYDCGKALITVISRELKQANCLKVDKNGDLWIGTDKGLFKYNGTYSENYLKEKSKIVNLCSDSQGTLWAASDGHGIFVVRNGEARHSDYTLSSNAVYSICEDREGRKWIGTLRGGVNIIDNRRNLFEQHSFKGSTVDNFILSFCEADGKNIWIGTDGGGLKYWNRENNTVKNYNYDPGNKQAISSNFITGMLQDSYGNLWIATWFGGINRYNRNRDAFDHYACFNPFTKAAENNVWVIYEDAQKRLWASTTNNGTLYTFNRQTDTFELFDRSLVNIQCLAEDHKGNMWAGNYSSLIKVDRNQKQHRIFPVGYTVRTIHEDRRGNLWVGTEGGGLLLFNATTGKFRRFSEAEGLPGNTVLRLLEDDKGDLWISTFNGLTKFDPVRYTCRNFSQTDGLQSNQFSFNAALRLRSGEFLFGGIKGFNIFHPDSIYERSNFSPVFLTAIRLNNVPAAQNSDYISKRSLENIEEITVPYDKAAVSLDFVALEYTSPDKIGYSYLLEGWDKGWNDARESRTANYTHLPEGNYNFMIKVTNADGKWGDERQLLRIIVLPPWYRTPWAYGVYIALIMGLIYLYIQYKSRQERLRYEIRLAHLESEKEKEINEKKLSFFTNISHEFRTPLTLIINPLKELKDNEKLGVVYRNARRLLSLVDQLLLFRRADNEELKVTKFDITSLCEEVFLCFTQQAESRNIRYRFLADNNGPLEIYANYEQIEIAFFNLLSNAFKFTPDGGEISFSIQLTAGGVDIVLKDSGAGIPESIGNRIFDKFQHGDSHSSGFGIGLYLVKKFIENHKGSVSYTSKVNEGTTFFVHLKTGTAHFDTVALKEEPVKKSAILDELIDDAYRKPEPEKPIAPAEMITEKRSVLLIDDNAEIREYLHRLFADKYIVYEAENGTEGFVAVEKYMPDLVISDIHMEGMNGIELCRKIKETDTTSHIPVILLTSASSSEAKMEGIEGGADDYITKPFDSALLLVKVQTIIRNRNLLQQYFQENITLRTSYVKVPAEYQDFLKRCIEIVEANLGNEDFTIKTFTQAIGMSHSSLYKKVKSISGQTINAFIRSIRLRKAAVLMLKENYTVNQAAFQVGIADIKYFREQFHKLFGMNPSAYVKKYRHSFNQDLNVVKSDNSAV; this is translated from the coding sequence ATGCGGTGGACAATGTTGATATGGATGACCATTTCCGTAAATGGTCTCTTTGCTGCTGAACAACCTTTGCGGTATCTAAGTATAGAAAATGGGCTTTCCAATAATGCAGTCGTAAATGTTTACCAGGATTATAAAGGTTTCATGTGGTTTGGAACCTACGATGGACTGAACCGGTATGATGGTTACAAATTCAGGATCTACAGGAACAGGATAGGCGACAGTACTTCTCTTATAGATAACGGTATTTATACAATTGATGGTGATACCGATCATCGGTTATGGTTGGGCGGGCGAAAAGGGGTAAGCATTTTTGACCCGGTGAATGAGCACTTCTCCGTGGCCAGGAATGCAAGTACCGGCAAGCCTGTGGACGGGAATATCCATGTCATCAAAGCAGGGAATGATGGCATGGTACTCGTGGGCTCCGAGAGCAGGGGCTTATTGCTGTTCAACAGGCACGCGGCCGCAGGCCGCCAGATACCGGTGGATAATAACCTGAATTATGAAGTAACAGGCATAGACTTCAATGCAGACAAGACGGCGGCTTATATATTCGTCCAGGACCTGGGATTGTGTAAATATGATTGCGGTAAAGCCCTTATTACAGTCATCAGCCGGGAGCTGAAGCAGGCCAATTGCCTGAAGGTAGATAAAAATGGCGACCTCTGGATCGGGACAGATAAGGGACTTTTTAAATATAATGGTACTTACTCGGAAAATTATCTGAAAGAAAAAAGCAAGATCGTTAATCTCTGTTCAGACAGCCAGGGTACACTGTGGGCAGCTTCCGATGGTCATGGGATATTTGTGGTCAGGAATGGCGAAGCCAGGCATAGCGACTATACATTGAGCAGCAATGCCGTTTACTCCATCTGCGAAGACAGGGAAGGCCGTAAGTGGATCGGTACCCTTCGGGGAGGCGTTAATATTATTGATAACCGCCGTAATTTATTTGAACAACACTCCTTTAAGGGAAGTACGGTAGACAACTTCATTCTTTCTTTTTGCGAAGCAGACGGAAAGAATATATGGATAGGTACAGATGGCGGCGGACTGAAATACTGGAACCGCGAGAACAATACTGTTAAGAATTACAACTACGACCCGGGCAACAAACAGGCTATCAGCAGCAATTTTATTACCGGTATGCTGCAGGATTCCTATGGCAATCTGTGGATCGCTACCTGGTTTGGAGGCATCAACCGGTATAATAGAAACCGGGACGCCTTTGATCACTATGCCTGTTTTAATCCCTTTACCAAAGCTGCAGAGAACAATGTCTGGGTGATCTATGAAGATGCACAGAAACGATTGTGGGCCAGTACAACAAATAATGGTACCCTGTACACTTTTAACCGTCAGACCGACACTTTTGAGCTTTTCGACAGGTCGCTGGTAAATATTCAATGCCTGGCGGAAGACCACAAGGGAAACATGTGGGCTGGAAACTATTCCTCGCTGATCAAAGTAGACCGTAATCAGAAGCAGCACCGCATATTTCCGGTAGGGTATACCGTCCGCACTATCCATGAGGACCGGCGGGGAAACCTGTGGGTAGGTACCGAAGGAGGAGGCTTGTTGCTCTTCAATGCAACTACCGGTAAGTTCAGGCGTTTCTCCGAAGCGGAAGGGCTGCCGGGCAATACAGTGCTCCGTCTGCTGGAAGACGATAAAGGCGATCTCTGGATCAGTACCTTCAACGGCCTGACAAAGTTTGACCCGGTACGGTATACCTGCCGCAATTTCTCGCAGACAGACGGATTACAAAGTAACCAGTTCTCCTTTAATGCCGCCCTGCGACTGAGATCGGGGGAATTCCTTTTCGGAGGTATCAAGGGGTTCAACATCTTCCATCCCGATAGTATCTATGAGCGGAGTAACTTTTCGCCTGTTTTCCTGACAGCTATCCGCCTGAATAATGTTCCTGCCGCGCAGAATAGTGACTATATCTCGAAAAGGTCCCTGGAGAACATTGAGGAGATCACCGTCCCATATGATAAGGCGGCGGTTTCGCTGGACTTTGTAGCCCTGGAATATACCTCTCCCGATAAGATCGGGTACAGTTACCTGCTGGAAGGCTGGGATAAGGGCTGGAATGACGCCAGGGAATCCCGCACGGCCAATTACACCCACCTGCCGGAGGGGAATTACAATTTTATGATCAAGGTGACGAATGCTGACGGGAAGTGGGGAGATGAACGGCAATTGCTGCGGATCATTGTATTGCCTCCCTGGTACCGCACACCCTGGGCCTATGGCGTTTACATAGCGCTTATCATGGGGCTCATCTACCTTTATATACAATATAAGTCCCGCCAGGAAAGATTGCGATACGAGATCCGCCTGGCACACCTGGAAAGTGAAAAGGAAAAGGAGATCAACGAGAAGAAATTGTCCTTCTTCACGAATATTTCCCACGAATTCCGTACTCCGCTCACGCTGATCATCAATCCGCTGAAAGAGCTGAAAGACAACGAAAAGCTAGGGGTAGTATACAGGAACGCCCGGCGTTTACTAAGCCTGGTAGACCAGCTGTTATTATTCCGGAGGGCTGACAATGAGGAACTTAAAGTGACTAAGTTTGATATTACTTCATTATGCGAAGAGGTATTTCTCTGTTTTACCCAACAGGCCGAATCCAGGAATATCCGGTACCGGTTTCTGGCAGATAATAATGGTCCCCTGGAGATCTATGCCAATTACGAGCAGATAGAGATAGCCTTCTTCAATTTATTGTCAAACGCCTTTAAGTTTACCCCGGATGGGGGAGAGATCTCTTTCAGTATCCAGCTGACGGCAGGTGGCGTTGATATCGTCCTGAAGGATTCAGGAGCCGGTATCCCCGAGAGCATAGGGAATAGGATATTTGATAAGTTCCAGCATGGGGATAGTCATAGCTCAGGGTTTGGGATAGGGCTATACCTGGTGAAGAAATTCATTGAAAATCATAAAGGCAGTGTTTCCTATACCAGCAAGGTCAATGAGGGGACCACTTTCTTTGTTCACCTGAAAACGGGGACGGCGCATTTCGATACGGTGGCGCTGAAAGAAGAACCGGTTAAGAAATCGGCGATCCTCGATGAACTGATAGACGATGCGTACCGGAAACCGGAGCCCGAAAAACCAATAGCCCCGGCAGAAATGATCACAGAAAAGCGGTCCGTCCTGCTGATTGATGACAATGCCGAGATAAGGGAATACCTGCACCGGCTTTTCGCAGATAAATATATTGTCTATGAAGCGGAGAACGGGACCGAAGGATTTGTGGCTGTAGAAAAGTACATGCCCGACCTGGTGATCAGCGACATCCACATGGAGGGCATGAATGGTATTGAACTGTGCCGGAAGATCAAGGAGACAGATACGACCAGCCATATCCCGGTCATTCTGCTCACCTCCGCCTCCTCTTCCGAGGCGAAAATGGAAGGAATTGAAGGCGGCGCCGATGACTATATCACTAAGCCCTTCGATAGCGCCCTGCTGCTGGTAAAAGTCCAGACCATTATCAGGAACCGTAACCTGTTACAGCAATATTTCCAGGAAAACATCACCCTCAGAACCAGTTATGTAAAGGTGCCTGCCGAATACCAGGATTTTTTAAAGAGATGCATAGAAATAGTCGAAGCTAACCTGGGAAATGAAGATTTTACCATCAAGACATTCACCCAGGCTATCGGCATGAGCCATTCCAGCCTTTATAAGAAAGTAAAATCGATCTCCGGGCAGACAATCAATGCCTTTATCCGTTCCATCCGGCTCAGGAAAGCGGCCGTTTTAATGTTAAAGGAGAATTATACAGTCAACCAGGCTGCCTTTCAGGTAGGAATCGCTGATATTAAATATTTCAGGGAACAGTTTCACAAGCTATTTGGGATGAATCCTTCGGCTTATGTCAAAAAGTACAGGCATTCTTTCAACCAGGATCTGAACGTGGTGAAATCAGACAATTCTGCAGTCTGA
- a CDS encoding SusC/RagA family TonB-linked outer membrane protein: MKKSLSTVVKLVSLRQLLMIFLFSLSLIPELRAQKLNITGKVSEGSGGVPGVSVRIKGTNQGTLTNEEGKFSLPASIGDTLVFNHVSYVTQAIAVKGNSPVNVSLTAVSQNVNEVVVVGYGTQKKATLTGSISVVKGADIVKSPQPNVSNALAGRFSGVIANNRSGEPGYDGSNISIRGQATTGNNDVLVVVDGVPGQIGGLERLDPNDIESISVLKDASAAVYGSRAANGVILVTTKRGKTGKPVISYSFNQGFTSPTRLPKMADAATYATIRNEIQYYALPANGMNQVYSADQIQKFRDGSDPLHYPNTDWQKETLKNTALQSQHSLSVNGGGENVRYYVSLGMIKQDGIYKHGVTDYNQYNFRSNIDADVTKRLKVSLYLSGREEDRMYPVTGAGDIFRSIYRAYPTVAARYPNGLPTSGIENNNPILQATDIGGTNRNPTQVFNGILKGSYAIPGVDGLSLDGFVSIDKSWSFGKSFAKPYAVYDFVEATNTYKKTVIGGSNQMATLSEGQLNKALITSNIKLNYARKFGKHDVSAFIAYEQSKTSLDSLGAYRMNFPTTLTPELSQGGAAATDKDNSGKSYTFTRKSYFGRLAYNYQEKYLLEAQARIDGSSTFPKGEQYGFFPSVSAGWRMSQEEWFKSSVGFINDLKLRASYGTLGNDNVGLFQYFDNYSLSNQYVIGSVIHSGIDLTKLGNPNITWEVAKKLDVGFNAQVLKHLSMEFIYFQQKRSDILTPRNASIPQISGIVNPYGSDPLVPSENIGKVNSNGIEATLGYDNRTASGVGYHISTNFTYAKNKVIFMDEAAGTLDYQRKTGRPLNTELLYNAIGIFRSQADLDKYPHVKGAQIGDLIYEDYNKDGKITADDQTRMPYSNIPQITYGAVLGADYKGFDVSVVFAGQSRVSQYVLPESGTIGNYYSSWADNRWSPSNPNGTYPRVDERASSSNNGGLYKNSFWLNNASFLRLKNVELGYNVNAGILSRMNISGLRIYASAFNLFTITKVKDYDPEGTSGSGQFYPQQRIVNVGANVKF, encoded by the coding sequence ATGAAAAAAAGTCTATCCACGGTAGTGAAATTAGTGTCACTACGACAGTTGCTGATGATCTTCCTTTTTTCCCTGTCCCTGATACCTGAATTAAGGGCGCAAAAGTTAAATATAACAGGGAAAGTGTCTGAAGGAAGTGGGGGTGTTCCGGGTGTAAGTGTTCGCATAAAAGGGACCAACCAGGGAACGCTGACAAATGAGGAGGGTAAATTTTCCCTGCCGGCGAGTATAGGAGATACGCTCGTTTTTAATCACGTCTCATATGTGACCCAGGCCATTGCCGTAAAAGGTAATTCCCCGGTAAATGTATCGCTTACTGCCGTGAGCCAGAATGTCAATGAAGTAGTAGTGGTGGGTTACGGTACCCAGAAAAAGGCTACCCTTACCGGTTCTATTTCAGTGGTAAAAGGCGCCGATATCGTAAAAAGCCCTCAGCCCAACGTGTCTAACGCGCTGGCTGGTCGCTTTTCCGGTGTGATCGCTAACAACAGGTCCGGTGAGCCCGGTTACGACGGTTCCAACATCAGCATCCGCGGACAGGCAACTACCGGTAATAATGATGTACTGGTAGTGGTAGATGGGGTGCCCGGACAGATCGGTGGTCTGGAAAGGCTGGATCCCAATGATATAGAAAGCATCAGCGTATTGAAAGATGCGTCTGCTGCGGTATATGGTAGCCGTGCAGCAAACGGGGTGATCCTGGTAACCACTAAAAGAGGTAAAACAGGTAAGCCTGTGATCTCTTACAGCTTCAACCAGGGATTTACCTCTCCAACCCGTCTGCCTAAAATGGCAGATGCGGCAACATATGCCACTATCAGGAACGAGATCCAGTACTATGCGCTGCCGGCAAATGGTATGAATCAGGTGTACTCTGCTGACCAGATACAGAAATTCAGGGATGGTTCCGATCCGCTGCATTATCCGAATACCGACTGGCAGAAAGAAACACTGAAGAATACCGCCCTGCAGAGCCAGCATAGCTTGTCTGTGAACGGAGGCGGTGAAAATGTAAGATACTATGTGTCCCTGGGCATGATCAAACAGGACGGTATCTATAAACATGGTGTAACAGATTATAACCAGTATAACTTCAGGTCAAATATTGACGCAGACGTTACCAAAAGACTGAAAGTAAGTCTCTATCTGTCAGGTCGCGAAGAAGACCGTATGTATCCGGTAACCGGTGCGGGAGATATCTTCCGTTCTATCTACCGTGCTTATCCGACAGTAGCAGCGCGTTATCCTAATGGCTTACCGACTTCCGGTATTGAGAACAATAACCCGATACTGCAGGCAACCGACATTGGTGGTACCAACAGAAATCCAACACAGGTGTTCAATGGTATCCTGAAAGGTAGCTATGCAATTCCTGGTGTAGACGGTCTTTCGCTTGACGGATTTGTCTCTATCGACAAATCATGGAGCTTCGGCAAATCGTTTGCTAAGCCTTACGCAGTATACGACTTTGTGGAAGCAACCAACACTTATAAGAAAACGGTGATCGGTGGGTCCAACCAAATGGCTACCCTGTCCGAAGGACAGTTGAACAAGGCGCTGATCACTTCCAACATCAAGCTGAATTATGCACGTAAGTTTGGCAAACATGATGTAAGCGCATTTATAGCGTACGAACAGAGTAAAACATCCCTGGATAGCCTCGGCGCCTACAGGATGAACTTTCCGACTACGCTGACACCTGAATTGTCACAGGGCGGTGCCGCTGCAACAGATAAAGATAACTCCGGTAAGAGCTACACCTTTACCAGAAAGAGCTATTTCGGCAGATTGGCCTATAACTACCAGGAAAAATATCTCCTGGAAGCACAGGCCCGTATTGATGGTTCTTCTACATTCCCGAAAGGCGAACAATATGGTTTCTTCCCATCTGTATCTGCGGGATGGCGCATGTCACAGGAAGAATGGTTTAAGTCTTCTGTGGGCTTTATCAATGACCTGAAACTACGTGCTTCATACGGTACACTGGGTAATGATAACGTGGGACTGTTCCAGTACTTCGACAACTATTCCCTGAGCAATCAATATGTGATCGGTTCTGTTATTCACTCTGGTATTGATCTGACCAAACTGGGTAACCCAAACATTACCTGGGAAGTAGCGAAGAAACTGGACGTGGGTTTCAATGCACAGGTCCTGAAGCACCTGTCAATGGAATTCATTTATTTCCAGCAAAAACGTAGCGACATTCTCACACCAAGGAATGCCTCTATTCCGCAGATATCAGGTATCGTAAATCCATACGGCTCCGATCCGCTGGTGCCTTCTGAAAATATCGGAAAGGTGAACAGCAATGGTATAGAAGCCACCTTGGGATATGACAACCGCACCGCCAGCGGCGTTGGTTATCATATCAGCACAAACTTTACCTATGCGAAGAACAAAGTGATTTTTATGGACGAAGCTGCAGGAACACTGGATTATCAGCGTAAAACCGGCAGGCCACTGAATACAGAACTGCTGTATAATGCGATAGGTATTTTCAGATCACAGGCAGACCTGGATAAGTATCCGCATGTAAAAGGCGCGCAGATCGGTGACCTGATCTACGAAGATTACAACAAGGACGGCAAGATCACTGCAGACGACCAGACAAGAATGCCTTATAGCAATATTCCCCAGATCACCTATGGTGCTGTATTGGGTGCTGATTACAAAGGCTTTGATGTGTCCGTGGTATTTGCAGGACAGTCACGTGTAAGCCAATATGTATTACCAGAGTCAGGTACTATCGGTAACTACTACAGCAGCTGGGCCGACAACCGTTGGAGCCCGTCAAATCCTAACGGAACATATCCCAGGGTAGACGAAAGAGCTTCTTCTTCAAACAACGGAGGGCTGTATAAAAACTCCTTCTGGCTGAATAATGCATCCTTCCTCCGTCTGAAGAACGTTGAGCTTGGCTATAATGTGAATGCAGGTATTTTGTCCCGTATGAATATCTCCGGCCTGAGAATATACGCCAGCGCTTTCAACCTGTTCACAATTACTAAGGTGAAAGATTATGACCCGGAAGGTACCAGTGGCAGCGGCCAGTTCTATCCGCAGCAACGTATCGTGAATGTGGGTGCGAATGTTAAGTTTTAA
- a CDS encoding RagB/SusD family nutrient uptake outer membrane protein: MKTSKNILYTMLLAGGIFTSCKKNYLDIVPSDKIADVAVLADSSLFENYVINRYMGVKLQDKEAEGTPPGFGRGFEYAMWSSLTDESIYNNDDNTWLIQRGLLAPENTGIAGTLWGRSYRSIRECNYGLNNIMQVGMSEQLRNKLRGELHFIRAFRYHDLIRNYGGVILMGDKVYNLGDNMSDPALYTKSSLKQCMDYAVAELDSAAQYLPAANDNNWQSGRATKGAALALKARLLLYAASPLYNIGSWDAAAAAAKAVMDMNQYSIASDYAKLFLTPGSNEIIFARQYAIGARHVCLEISNGPNGYNGWGGNIPLQNLVDAYEMKNGKPITDAASGYDATNPYANRDARFYATVLYNGAIYRNDTVKVYTPGGKDSKDGPSNWNTSKTGYYLRKFMDDNNPIDNPWNVAGLQPWIYLRYAEVLLNYAEAQNEAVGPDASVYAAVNQVRQRASVMQPPLAAGLSKDQMRDAIRRERQVELAFEEHRFYDVRRWKIAMETENVPAYGITVELDSNKKPVYTRKVALSNRSFAEKNYWLPIPRTEIQASNNKLEQTSGY; the protein is encoded by the coding sequence ATGAAAACTAGTAAGAATATATTATACACAATGCTTCTTGCCGGAGGAATATTTACCTCCTGTAAAAAGAATTACCTGGATATCGTACCTTCTGATAAGATCGCGGATGTGGCAGTATTGGCTGATTCCTCTTTGTTTGAGAACTATGTCATTAACCGTTACATGGGCGTGAAATTGCAGGATAAAGAAGCAGAGGGCACTCCTCCCGGCTTCGGAAGGGGTTTTGAGTATGCGATGTGGAGCTCTCTGACAGACGAATCCATATACAATAACGATGATAATACCTGGCTGATACAAAGAGGCCTGCTGGCGCCTGAAAATACCGGTATCGCCGGTACCCTCTGGGGCAGGAGCTACCGCAGTATCCGCGAATGTAACTATGGCCTGAACAACATTATGCAGGTGGGAATGAGCGAACAGTTAAGAAATAAGCTGAGAGGTGAACTGCATTTTATCAGGGCCTTCCGTTACCATGACCTTATCCGGAACTATGGCGGCGTTATTTTGATGGGCGATAAGGTGTATAATCTGGGCGATAACATGAGCGATCCCGCCCTTTATACCAAGTCCTCCCTGAAACAATGTATGGATTATGCAGTGGCCGAGCTGGATTCTGCTGCGCAGTACCTGCCTGCAGCTAATGATAACAACTGGCAATCCGGCAGGGCAACCAAAGGTGCAGCACTGGCATTAAAAGCACGTCTGTTGCTGTATGCAGCTAGTCCCCTGTATAACATAGGTAGCTGGGATGCAGCAGCAGCTGCTGCAAAGGCGGTGATGGACATGAACCAGTACTCAATTGCATCAGATTATGCTAAATTGTTCCTGACTCCCGGCAGCAACGAGATTATCTTCGCCAGACAATATGCAATAGGTGCACGTCACGTCTGCCTGGAAATTTCAAACGGTCCGAATGGTTACAATGGCTGGGGTGGAAATATACCGCTGCAGAATCTGGTGGATGCTTATGAAATGAAGAATGGTAAACCGATCACAGATGCCGCTTCCGGATATGATGCAACCAATCCTTATGCAAATCGTGATGCCCGTTTTTATGCCACCGTGCTTTATAATGGTGCTATTTACAGGAATGACACAGTTAAAGTGTATACGCCCGGTGGAAAAGACAGTAAAGATGGTCCTTCTAACTGGAACACTTCTAAAACCGGTTATTACCTGCGTAAATTCATGGATGACAATAATCCTATTGATAACCCATGGAACGTAGCCGGCTTACAGCCATGGATCTATCTCCGCTACGCAGAAGTGTTGCTGAACTATGCAGAAGCACAGAACGAAGCAGTAGGTCCGGATGCATCAGTATATGCTGCAGTGAACCAGGTAAGACAACGTGCAAGCGTTATGCAGCCACCGCTGGCAGCAGGCCTGTCTAAAGACCAGATGAGGGATGCGATCAGGAGAGAAAGACAGGTGGAACTGGCTTTTGAAGAACATCGCTTTTATGATGTACGCCGCTGGAAGATCGCTATGGAGACAGAGAACGTTCCTGCTTATGGCATAACAGTGGAATTGGATAGCAATAAAAAGCCTGTATACACCAGGAAAGTGGCATTGAGCAACCGTTCTTTCGCAGAAAAGAACTACTGGCTGCCTATTCCGAGAACAGAGATCCAGGCTTCTAATAACAAGCTGGAACAAACAAGCGGATATTAA
- a CDS encoding glycoside hydrolase family 30 protein: MKLIIVSALLYTCMQTAAGQTAAVHISIDPDVTYQTIDNFGASDAWSTQFVGNWPAEKKNRMADWLFSIDTTSGGQPKGIGLSLWRYNIGAGSTEQGDSSGIPDEWHRASRWQAPSGQYWFLQAAKERKVKQFLAFLNSPPVNLTLTGKAFARKGISNISPDNYDAFATYIADALEGVHKTTGIRFDFISPVNEPQWDWSDNKQEGCPYNNDQISALTRSLSKTLIARKLPVKIVIGEAGQLNYLFDGRDKPAKGKQITAFFDSSSPEYLGNLPNVDHNILGHSYFTTSPANIALKVREEVAKEVKKVNGLGFWQSEYCILGDNAGEINGQKRDYGMDAALYLARVIHYDLTVANAAAWHFWLAISPYDYKDGLIYIDKNKADGQFHDSKMLWTLGNYSRFVRPGAKRISAGISGDSTLLVSAYKNTDRTISIVIVNSANDNKRISLNRKKGQLRRLRAYVTSEADNLVPLAVNNSLTIPARAVVTVTESIN, encoded by the coding sequence ATGAAATTGATCATTGTATCGGCATTGCTTTATACATGTATGCAAACCGCGGCGGGACAGACCGCCGCGGTGCATATAAGCATCGATCCGGATGTGACTTATCAGACGATTGACAATTTTGGCGCTTCAGATGCCTGGTCCACGCAATTCGTAGGCAACTGGCCGGCAGAGAAGAAGAACAGGATGGCAGACTGGCTGTTTAGCATAGACACTACTTCCGGCGGGCAGCCTAAGGGTATCGGATTATCTCTCTGGCGCTACAATATCGGTGCCGGCAGTACTGAACAGGGCGACAGCAGTGGCATTCCCGATGAATGGCACCGGGCTTCCAGGTGGCAGGCCCCATCAGGACAATACTGGTTCCTGCAGGCGGCAAAAGAAAGAAAGGTAAAGCAATTCCTGGCCTTCCTGAATAGCCCTCCTGTCAATCTGACCCTCACCGGCAAAGCATTTGCCCGGAAGGGAATTTCTAATATCAGTCCTGATAACTACGATGCTTTTGCCACCTATATAGCAGATGCGCTGGAAGGCGTACATAAGACCACCGGTATCCGTTTTGACTTCATCAGTCCTGTGAATGAACCGCAATGGGACTGGAGTGATAACAAACAGGAGGGATGCCCCTACAACAATGATCAGATCAGCGCGCTGACGAGAAGCCTGAGTAAAACGCTCATAGCCCGTAAGCTGCCTGTAAAAATAGTGATCGGTGAAGCCGGTCAGCTGAATTACCTGTTCGATGGAAGAGATAAGCCCGCAAAAGGAAAACAGATCACTGCCTTCTTTGACAGCAGTTCTCCCGAATACCTGGGAAACCTGCCAAATGTGGATCACAATATTTTAGGGCACAGCTATTTTACGACCTCACCCGCTAACATTGCGTTGAAGGTAAGGGAAGAAGTAGCAAAGGAGGTGAAGAAAGTAAATGGCCTGGGATTCTGGCAATCAGAATATTGCATACTGGGCGATAACGCCGGCGAGATCAATGGTCAAAAGAGAGATTATGGCATGGACGCAGCATTGTACCTGGCCCGTGTCATCCACTACGACCTTACCGTCGCGAATGCTGCAGCCTGGCATTTCTGGCTGGCAATATCTCCGTATGATTATAAGGATGGATTGATCTATATAGATAAGAACAAAGCCGACGGACAGTTCCACGACAGCAAAATGTTATGGACACTGGGTAACTACAGCCGCTTTGTAAGACCCGGAGCGAAAAGGATCAGTGCCGGCATAAGCGGAGACAGTACATTGCTGGTCTCTGCATATAAAAATACCGATCGTACGATCAGTATAGTGATCGTCAATAGTGCAAACGACAACAAACGTATTTCACTGAACCGTAAGAAGGGACAGCTCCGGAGGCTTCGCGCTTATGTGACTTCCGAGGCGGATAACCTGGTCCCTCTTGCTGTAAATAATAGCCTTACGATACCCGCCCGGGCTGTTGTTACGGTGACGGAAAGTATTAATTAA